In one window of Mesorhizobium sp. B2-1-1 DNA:
- a CDS encoding MurR/RpiR family transcriptional regulator, translated as MSVLNRINAKLDGMAPGDREIGQYIVENPEEMLRLSTAALAAEIGRSQSSVVKFSQKLGYASYQELKLAVSEAKAREWQVPAGMIHGSIEVGDGYQVILKKLIGSKLLSMERTVAANSERIISRALELLDGARRIHLAGVGASSLVARDFSYKLMKLGRNVLHDSDSHIQMANASTLGPDDVLFALSHSGASIETLRIAELARKRGTMVIAVTGLHDNPLSRVADICLYTIADEERARSSSITARDAQLTLTDLLFILLVQKQPDANDYVHNSEAAVSVLKAEWSS; from the coding sequence ATGTCCGTTCTGAACAGGATCAATGCCAAGCTCGACGGCATGGCGCCCGGCGATCGTGAGATCGGCCAGTACATCGTCGAAAATCCCGAGGAGATGCTGCGGCTGTCGACGGCTGCTCTTGCGGCTGAGATCGGGCGCAGCCAGTCGAGCGTCGTCAAATTCAGCCAGAAGCTCGGCTATGCCAGCTACCAGGAGCTCAAGCTCGCCGTCAGCGAAGCCAAGGCGCGGGAATGGCAGGTGCCGGCCGGTATGATCCACGGTTCGATCGAGGTCGGCGACGGCTATCAGGTCATCTTGAAGAAGCTGATCGGCAGCAAGCTTCTGTCGATGGAGCGGACCGTCGCCGCCAACAGCGAGCGGATCATCTCCAGGGCGCTGGAACTGCTGGATGGTGCGCGCCGCATACATCTGGCCGGCGTCGGCGCCTCCTCGCTGGTGGCGCGTGATTTCTCCTACAAGCTGATGAAGCTTGGCCGCAATGTGCTGCATGACAGCGACAGCCATATCCAGATGGCCAATGCCTCGACGCTCGGGCCTGACGATGTGCTGTTCGCGCTCTCCCATTCGGGCGCCAGCATCGAAACTCTGCGCATCGCCGAGCTTGCCCGCAAGCGCGGCACCATGGTGATCGCGGTCACCGGCCTGCACGACAATCCGCTGAGCCGCGTTGCCGATATCTGCCTCTACACCATCGCCGACGAGGAGCGTGCGCGCTCATCGTCCATCACCGCGCGCGATGCGCAGCTGACGCTGACCGACCTTCTGTTCATCCTCCTGGTGCAGAAGCAGCCGGACGCCAATGACTACGTCCACAACAGCGAGGCGGCGGTCTCGGTGCTGAAGGCCGAATGGTCTTCCTGA
- the fhuB gene encoding Fe(3+)-hydroxamate ABC transporter permease FhuB, which yields MARSEIPHRTIGGALSPIILWGLLAGLAALLFAWRVGMQQPASVPDDLRHVILFYSSLPRAFVAVLAGAVLGLSGLLLQHVLRNPLAEPSTLGISGGAQLAMTLASLYAPLLMERSQGLVAFAGGTAAVLLVLALTWRRGLEPVSVVLAGMMVALTASSVSFALILANGDYLFSLFIWGGGSLVQQDWQPAIALTIRLAAGAAAALMLLRPLTILGLDDASARGLGVARHTSRFLIIALAVWMATTVAAQIGVIGFVGLAAPALAMLSGARTLRQKLIAAPLIGAVLLWLTDGLVQLAAGSGGERIPTGAGTALLGGPLLLWLLPRLRMFEWPHLGSNGVTPRKARRPWLIILVLLALTFAAALALVVGRGPAGWSIASGDLLADLVSWRAPRVGVAAAAGAMLAAAGVVIQRVTGNPLASPEVLGVGTGAGAGLTAVLTVSATTGLGWQLAGSAAGSLAALAAMLAIAAKAKFGADRLLLAGIAMSALCSALITATIAMGNTQSYVLLRWLSGSTGQATALDAAVALACLLPLTLPLFLAARWLDILPLGADSARGLGVPVAGGRLMLVVVSALLTALAALIVGPLSFVGLIAPHLARLLGFWRARIHLAGAMLLGALLMTISDWLSRMAAFPYELPVGLFASLLGGPYLVYLLAKGVPRQG from the coding sequence GTGGCCCGAAGCGAGATACCTCACCGCACCATCGGCGGCGCGCTGTCGCCCATTATCCTGTGGGGCCTGCTCGCGGGGCTGGCCGCACTCTTGTTCGCATGGCGCGTCGGCATGCAGCAGCCGGCATCGGTGCCGGACGATCTCCGCCATGTCATCCTGTTCTACAGCTCGCTGCCGCGCGCCTTCGTCGCGGTGCTGGCGGGGGCCGTGCTCGGCCTGTCCGGCCTGCTGTTGCAGCATGTGCTGCGCAATCCGCTGGCGGAACCATCGACGCTCGGCATTTCGGGCGGCGCGCAACTGGCCATGACGCTCGCCTCGCTTTACGCGCCGTTGCTGATGGAGCGGTCGCAAGGGCTGGTCGCCTTTGCCGGCGGCACCGCCGCTGTGCTGCTCGTGCTCGCGTTGACCTGGCGGCGCGGGCTGGAGCCGGTGTCGGTCGTGCTCGCCGGAATGATGGTGGCGCTGACCGCGAGTTCCGTCAGCTTCGCGCTGATCCTCGCCAATGGCGACTACCTGTTCTCGCTGTTCATCTGGGGCGGCGGGTCGCTGGTGCAGCAGGATTGGCAACCGGCTATCGCCCTGACGATCAGGCTGGCGGCCGGCGCCGCCGCGGCGCTGATGCTGCTGCGGCCGCTGACCATCCTTGGCCTCGACGACGCCTCGGCGCGCGGCCTTGGCGTTGCCCGCCACACCAGCCGCTTTCTCATCATCGCGCTTGCGGTGTGGATGGCAACGACTGTCGCGGCGCAGATCGGCGTCATTGGTTTCGTCGGCCTTGCCGCGCCGGCGCTCGCCATGCTTTCGGGCGCGCGCACCCTGCGGCAGAAGCTGATCGCCGCGCCGCTGATCGGCGCGGTACTGCTGTGGCTGACGGACGGGCTGGTCCAGCTGGCCGCCGGCTCCGGCGGCGAGCGTATTCCGACCGGCGCGGGAACCGCGCTTCTGGGCGGCCCACTGCTGCTGTGGCTGCTGCCGCGGTTGCGCATGTTCGAATGGCCGCATCTCGGTTCCAATGGCGTGACGCCGCGCAAGGCCCGCCGTCCGTGGCTCATCATCCTCGTCTTGCTTGCGCTCACATTTGCCGCCGCCTTGGCCCTCGTGGTCGGGCGCGGACCGGCAGGGTGGTCGATCGCCAGCGGCGACCTGCTGGCCGATCTTGTCTCCTGGCGCGCGCCGCGTGTCGGCGTGGCCGCGGCCGCCGGCGCGATGCTCGCGGCGGCGGGCGTGGTCATCCAGCGCGTTACCGGCAACCCTCTGGCGAGCCCCGAAGTGCTTGGCGTCGGCACCGGCGCGGGCGCCGGTCTGACCGCCGTGCTGACGGTCAGCGCAACGACCGGGCTCGGCTGGCAGCTCGCCGGCTCGGCCGCGGGCTCACTGGCGGCACTGGCCGCCATGCTGGCCATCGCCGCCAAGGCAAAGTTCGGCGCCGACCGATTGCTGCTTGCCGGCATTGCCATGAGCGCACTGTGCAGCGCGCTGATCACCGCGACGATCGCGATGGGCAATACACAGTCCTATGTGCTGTTGCGCTGGCTGAGCGGTTCGACCGGCCAGGCGACCGCCCTGGACGCAGCCGTTGCACTGGCCTGCCTGTTGCCACTGACGCTGCCGCTTTTTCTTGCCGCGCGCTGGCTGGACATCCTGCCGCTCGGGGCCGACAGCGCGCGCGGACTTGGCGTGCCCGTAGCCGGCGGGCGGCTGATGCTGGTCGTCGTCAGCGCGCTCCTGACCGCGCTGGCCGCTTTGATCGTCGGCCCGTTGAGCTTCGTCGGCCTGATCGCGCCACACCTTGCCCGGCTCCTCGGCTTTTGGCGCGCACGCATTCATCTTGCCGGGGCGATGCTTCTGGGCGCCTTGCTGATGACCATATCGGACTGGCTGTCGCGCATGGCGGCCTTCCCGTACGAACTGCCTGTCGGCCTATTCGCCTCACTGCTCGGCGGGCCGTATCTCGTCTACCTGCTTGCCAAGGGCGTGCCTCGTCAGGGCTGA
- the murA gene encoding UDP-N-acetylglucosamine 1-carboxyvinyltransferase: MDRLRIVGGQRLQGAVTISGAKNAALPQIAAALLSPYPLELTNLPDVTDVENMLGVVRLHGAEVTRSAHAATIDTSAAVSRETSYDTVRKMRATVLVLAPLLARFGHARVSLPGGCAIGARPVDMHVAALAALGARIAIENGLIVASAPNGLTGTRIVLSSPSVGATETAMMAAATAKGETEILNAAREPEVADLAACLNAMGARVEGAGTHRILIAGDTDWRAARHDIIPDRIEAGTYAIAAAITGGQLELTHARLEHMASVVQLLEATGVGVWPGDRGLIVSRERPLKAADVTTEPYPGFPTDLQAQFMALMCCAQGASLLRETIFENRFMHVPELMRLGANIKLQGTTALVRGGEKLHGAQVMATDLRASVSLVLAALVAEGETTINRVYHLDRGYEQLDRKLRLCGADIERLSA, from the coding sequence ATGGACAGACTGCGCATCGTCGGCGGGCAAAGACTGCAAGGCGCGGTCACCATATCGGGCGCCAAGAACGCCGCTCTGCCGCAGATCGCGGCGGCGCTGCTCAGTCCCTACCCGCTCGAACTGACCAACCTGCCCGATGTGACCGATGTCGAGAACATGCTCGGCGTGGTGCGGCTGCACGGCGCCGAGGTGACGCGATCGGCCCATGCCGCGACGATCGACACCAGTGCCGCCGTTTCCAGGGAGACGTCCTACGACACCGTCAGAAAGATGCGCGCGACGGTGCTGGTGCTGGCGCCGCTGCTCGCCCGTTTCGGCCATGCGCGGGTTTCGCTGCCCGGCGGCTGCGCGATCGGCGCGCGGCCGGTCGACATGCATGTCGCCGCACTCGCGGCGCTGGGCGCCCGCATCGCCATCGAGAACGGGCTGATCGTCGCCTCGGCGCCAAACGGGCTCACCGGCACGCGCATCGTGCTGAGCTCGCCATCGGTGGGGGCGACGGAAACCGCCATGATGGCGGCGGCCACGGCCAAGGGCGAAACCGAAATCCTCAACGCGGCGCGCGAGCCGGAGGTGGCCGACCTCGCCGCTTGCCTCAACGCGATGGGCGCGCGCGTCGAAGGCGCCGGCACGCATCGCATCCTGATCGCCGGCGACACGGACTGGCGCGCGGCCAGGCACGACATCATTCCGGACCGGATAGAGGCCGGCACCTATGCCATCGCCGCGGCGATCACCGGCGGGCAACTGGAACTGACGCATGCCCGGCTCGAGCACATGGCCTCGGTGGTGCAACTGCTGGAGGCGACCGGCGTCGGCGTCTGGCCGGGCGACCGCGGGCTCATCGTGTCGCGCGAGCGGCCGCTCAAGGCCGCCGACGTCACGACGGAACCCTATCCGGGCTTTCCGACCGATCTCCAGGCGCAGTTCATGGCGCTGATGTGCTGCGCGCAGGGCGCGTCGCTGCTGCGCGAAACCATTTTCGAGAACCGCTTCATGCATGTTCCCGAACTGATGCGGCTCGGCGCCAACATCAAGCTGCAAGGCACCACCGCGCTGGTGCGCGGCGGCGAGAAACTGCATGGCGCGCAAGTCATGGCCACCGATTTGCGCGCCTCGGTGTCGCTGGTGCTGGCGGCCTTGGTCGCCGAGGGCGAGACGACCATCAACCGGGTCTATCATCTCGACCGTGGCTATGAGCAACTGGACCGCAAGCTGCGTCTGTGCGGCGCCGACATCGAGCGGCTGAGCGCATGA
- a CDS encoding iron-siderophore ABC transporter substrate-binding protein translates to MIHPPNRRQVLALTAAALLPPVAGRTATTNVAAIDWGMLETLLALGVEPVAATELIQFRRIALEPAVPQTVTDLGLRGTPNYELLRIVAPDLIVISNFYEYQRPILERIAPVFAQTVYEAGVPPYALAEAATLALGEKLGRPAEAKRYVNETADDIARRRAAMPTRSARPVFVISLGDSRHFRAFGRDSMFGDVLTRLGLVNAWSDETSYSAAAPVGLEALARVPEASILIVSPLPADVGRSLPTNALWNALPAVSKGRVAVLEAINHFGCLPSARRFARLATAALAGHAS, encoded by the coding sequence ATGATCCATCCGCCCAACAGACGGCAGGTGCTTGCGCTGACGGCCGCGGCCTTGCTGCCGCCGGTTGCCGGCAGGACTGCGACGACAAATGTTGCCGCGATCGATTGGGGCATGCTGGAAACGCTTCTGGCGCTCGGCGTCGAGCCGGTGGCGGCGACCGAACTGATCCAGTTCCGCAGGATTGCGCTCGAGCCTGCCGTTCCCCAAACCGTGACCGATCTCGGACTGCGCGGCACGCCCAACTACGAGCTGTTGCGCATCGTCGCGCCGGACCTGATCGTCATCTCCAATTTCTACGAGTACCAACGCCCGATTCTGGAACGCATAGCGCCGGTGTTCGCGCAAACCGTCTACGAGGCCGGAGTGCCGCCCTACGCACTCGCCGAGGCAGCGACGCTGGCCCTGGGCGAAAAGCTCGGACGACCGGCCGAAGCGAAGCGTTACGTCAACGAAACCGCCGACGACATAGCGCGGCGTCGCGCCGCCATGCCAACCAGGTCCGCACGGCCGGTCTTTGTCATCAGCCTCGGCGACTCCAGGCACTTCCGCGCCTTCGGCCGGGACTCCATGTTCGGTGACGTGCTCACGCGGCTCGGCCTGGTCAATGCCTGGTCCGACGAGACAAGTTACAGCGCGGCAGCACCCGTTGGCCTGGAGGCGCTGGCGCGGGTGCCCGAGGCCTCCATCCTGATCGTCTCGCCCTTGCCGGCGGATGTCGGGCGCTCGCTTCCCACCAATGCGTTGTGGAACGCGCTGCCGGCCGTGAGCAAAGGCCGCGTCGCGGTGCTCGAAGCGATCAACCATTTCGGCTGCCTGCCGTCGGCGCGCCGCTTCGCGCGGCTGGCGACGGCGGCGCTTGCGGGTCATGCTTCGTGA
- a CDS encoding glutamine synthetase family protein — protein sequence MGDAIADVLSWLESRNDIQSLRAAVCDLNGIMRGKRIPVEQARKALEGKLRMPYSLIGLDIWGEDIEGNALVFSTGDADGLCQWTGRGILPVNWTAHPTALIPLWLADEGGAPYLGDPRRALARILDRYKALGLTPVAATELEFYLVDPQSQRPVGPVSPVTGRRLDSDAALSIDEIDDFEAFIHDIYEACRAQGIPVDTAIAENGVGQFEINLNHVADALRAADDAVLFKRTVKGIARKHGFAACFMAKPYGDRAGNGFHVHFSLVDANGRNVFDDGTDQGSGIMRHAVGGLLAAMAESTLVFAPHFNSYRRLRPRSYAPTAVAWGYENRMVAIRIPGGPTGARRIEHRVSGADANPYLVLAAILGAALVGIERQMSPGDPTGNDGQGLAPAKLPPDWASAIAAFESGTHVAEIFPAILRHSFIACKRQELNTFALNVSDFEIETYLESV from the coding sequence TTGGGCGATGCAATTGCGGACGTTCTGAGCTGGCTTGAGAGCCGAAACGACATCCAGAGCCTGAGGGCCGCGGTGTGCGACCTCAACGGCATCATGCGGGGAAAGCGCATCCCCGTCGAGCAGGCGCGCAAGGCACTGGAGGGCAAGCTGCGCATGCCCTATTCGCTGATCGGGCTGGACATCTGGGGCGAGGATATCGAAGGCAACGCGCTGGTGTTCTCGACCGGCGACGCAGACGGATTGTGCCAATGGACCGGCCGCGGCATCCTTCCGGTGAACTGGACGGCGCATCCGACCGCCCTCATCCCGCTCTGGCTCGCCGACGAAGGCGGCGCACCGTATCTCGGGGATCCCCGGCGGGCACTGGCCCGTATCCTCGACCGCTACAAGGCTTTGGGCCTGACGCCTGTGGCCGCCACCGAGCTCGAATTCTATCTTGTCGACCCGCAATCGCAGCGACCGGTCGGGCCTGTCTCGCCGGTCACCGGGCGGCGTCTGGATTCCGACGCGGCACTGTCAATCGACGAGATCGACGACTTCGAGGCCTTCATCCACGACATCTACGAAGCCTGCCGAGCACAAGGCATTCCCGTCGATACCGCCATTGCCGAGAACGGCGTCGGCCAGTTCGAGATCAATTTGAACCATGTCGCGGACGCGCTGCGGGCGGCCGACGACGCCGTCCTGTTCAAGCGCACGGTGAAGGGCATTGCCCGCAAGCACGGCTTTGCCGCCTGCTTCATGGCCAAGCCTTATGGCGACCGAGCCGGCAACGGCTTCCACGTCCATTTCAGCCTTGTCGACGCCAACGGGCGCAACGTCTTCGACGACGGCACCGACCAGGGCTCCGGCATTATGCGCCACGCTGTCGGCGGACTGCTGGCGGCGATGGCCGAGAGCACGCTGGTGTTCGCGCCGCATTTCAACTCCTACCGCAGGCTCCGGCCGAGATCCTACGCGCCGACCGCCGTCGCCTGGGGTTACGAGAACCGCATGGTCGCGATCCGCATTCCCGGCGGCCCGACTGGTGCGCGCCGGATCGAGCATCGCGTGTCGGGAGCGGACGCCAATCCCTATCTTGTGCTTGCCGCCATACTGGGCGCGGCACTGGTCGGCATCGAAAGGCAGATGTCACCGGGCGACCCAACCGGGAACGACGGGCAAGGCCTTGCCCCGGCCAAGCTGCCGCCGGACTGGGCATCCGCGATCGCGGCCTTTGAAAGCGGGACGCATGTGGCGGAGATCTTCCCGGCGATCCTGCGCCACTCTTTCATCGCCTGCAAACGCCAGGAACTGAATACGTTCGCGCTCAACGTCAGCGACTTCGAGATCGAGACCTATCTCGAAAGCGTCTGA
- a CDS encoding helix-turn-helix domain-containing protein: protein MTFVARMESRIQGFAVIGDLKWHVWDGVVADLWDVSCGDNAEGYYISPDPRLFVALDIDGDGAFVVEGAQGEPRRHNQAFSAAYIPAGVPIRGRVEGLKRIRHLDLHFDAATLTRRFGRSLDRDALQISRLQFRDDRIATLAGLIAAECGSEWNLHDLYGEGLLNALFASLFQIDRPSAARRRSPLPRRKLRLVTDYIDAHCLDRIRLADLAALTGLSETAMSHAFKAATGVPPHRWQMQARIDRAKAMMAHEAASLGDIAQATGFFDQAHLTRVFKSVVGLTPGAWMKSAGRR from the coding sequence TTGACCTTCGTCGCGCGCATGGAGAGCCGGATTCAGGGATTTGCCGTAATTGGCGACCTGAAATGGCACGTCTGGGACGGCGTGGTCGCCGACCTCTGGGACGTCTCATGCGGTGACAATGCCGAGGGTTACTACATCTCTCCCGACCCCCGGCTGTTCGTCGCTCTCGATATCGACGGCGACGGTGCCTTCGTCGTCGAAGGCGCCCAGGGCGAACCGCGCCGCCACAACCAGGCGTTTTCCGCAGCCTATATACCGGCCGGGGTGCCGATCCGCGGCCGCGTCGAGGGACTCAAACGGATCAGGCATCTCGACCTGCATTTCGACGCCGCGACACTGACCCGCCGCTTCGGCCGCAGCCTCGATCGCGATGCCTTGCAGATCTCGCGCCTCCAGTTTCGCGATGATCGGATCGCCACGCTTGCCGGCCTTATCGCCGCTGAATGCGGCAGCGAGTGGAACCTGCATGATCTTTATGGCGAAGGTCTGCTCAACGCCTTGTTCGCATCCCTTTTCCAGATAGACCGGCCAAGTGCCGCCAGGCGCCGGTCGCCCCTGCCCCGCCGCAAACTGCGCCTCGTCACGGATTACATCGACGCCCACTGCCTGGACAGGATCCGCCTTGCTGATCTTGCCGCGCTGACCGGCCTGTCCGAAACCGCGATGAGCCATGCCTTCAAGGCAGCAACGGGCGTGCCGCCGCATCGCTGGCAGATGCAGGCGCGGATCGACAGGGCAAAGGCGATGATGGCGCATGAGGCTGCCTCGCTTGGCGACATCGCCCAGGCCACCGGCTTCTTCGACCAGGCGCACCTCACCCGCGTGTTCAAGTCCGTGGTCGGATTGACCCCGGGTGCGTGGATGAAGAGCGCCGGCCGCCGGTGA
- a CDS encoding N-acetylglucosamine kinase, with amino-acid sequence MNNGRSDYFLGVDGGGTGCRARIEDAEGIVLGQGLSGPASTRLGIDAAWASVAKAFDVAIEEAGFGAAESARIHAGIGLAGIGRKGALEALRAIAHPFASIDFVSDGVAACLGAHSGQDGAIVIAGTGSIGLGFVEGRDLRAGGYGFPISDEGSGADLGLKAVQLALRAHDGRHERTALLAEVMQRFENDPMQAVAWMDRASATDYAALAPMVMRHADQGDPAGRRIVQKAAEQIDTLVRVLFEKGAPRVALLGGLASPLEPWLAPDVRRRLKAADGDAVSGAIILARRSLGKH; translated from the coding sequence ATGAACAACGGCCGCTCCGATTATTTTCTCGGTGTCGACGGCGGCGGGACCGGCTGCCGCGCCCGTATCGAGGACGCCGAAGGAATCGTGCTGGGACAAGGCCTCTCCGGTCCGGCGTCGACGCGGCTCGGCATCGACGCGGCCTGGGCGTCGGTTGCCAAGGCCTTTGACGTGGCGATCGAGGAGGCAGGATTCGGAGCGGCGGAAAGCGCCCGGATTCACGCCGGCATCGGCCTTGCCGGGATCGGCCGCAAGGGCGCGCTGGAGGCGCTGCGGGCGATCGCGCATCCCTTTGCCAGCATCGATTTCGTCAGCGATGGCGTCGCCGCCTGCCTCGGCGCGCATTCGGGCCAGGACGGCGCCATCGTCATCGCCGGCACCGGTTCGATCGGCCTCGGCTTCGTCGAGGGCCGCGACCTGCGCGCCGGAGGCTATGGCTTTCCGATCTCCGACGAAGGCAGCGGCGCCGATCTCGGGCTGAAGGCCGTGCAGCTGGCGTTGCGCGCCCATGACGGCCGGCATGAGCGCACGGCACTGCTGGCGGAAGTCATGCAGCGTTTCGAGAACGACCCGATGCAAGCCGTGGCCTGGATGGACCGCGCCAGCGCCACCGACTATGCGGCCCTGGCGCCGATGGTGATGCGCCACGCCGACCAGGGCGATCCGGCAGGGCGGCGCATCGTGCAAAAGGCCGCCGAACAGATCGACACGCTGGTGCGGGTTCTGTTCGAAAAAGGCGCGCCGCGCGTGGCCCTGCTGGGCGGGCTCGCCAGTCCGCTCGAACCATGGCTCGCACCCGACGTTCGCCGGCGCCTGAAAGCCGCCGATGGCGACGCGGTTTCCGGGGCGATCATTCTTGCCCGCAGGTCACTCGGCAAGCATTAG
- a CDS encoding TonB-dependent siderophore receptor — protein MSRIYRIKALLAAGVAAAAMIPPMPAFAQTAQSSTQLEPVVVEGEAGDSATGPVDGVVAKTTRTGSKTATDIKEVPQSVSVVGRQEIEDQGAQKADEALRYTAGAFAQPFGPDSDTNWMYIRGFDATATGTYMDGLQLFSYGFGGFYVDSFGLERIEVLKGPASVLYGGSNPGGLVNYVSKRPDFERTRYVETGINDAGNVYLGFDIGDVASNGTVSYRMTGKVAGGDTYSDLQNGWRGFISPSISWKPDEATTLTILANYSHIDENHNGGSFLPYDGTVVDHIVGGVNYGRIDPDANFTEPSIDLYKREQGSLGYELEHTFDNDWTVRSSARFTAADINEVSVYPNGWSTIGGPTELARINFDHDTTAKTFLADNQIEGKVATGAIEHTILAGVDFKYYNIDQVQSSGLYDPNYDNPIDAFDPVYGSPLTPRVSYLNQDLTQKQLGFYAQDQMRFGDGWLVTLNGRYDRGWLEADNRPTYYSAGSSTQSSTVGDFSGRAGLAYEFANGVTPYASIATFFNPIIGTDAMGNLFKPEEGTQYEVGVKYVPTFVDGLFTLSLFDLTRQNVPSNVTPFTQMQTGEVRSRGVELEGKVNVTEDFRLTGAFTAYDIDITRDANPALVGKTPFIVPEVMASASVDYTFRGDWYDGISIGGGLRYIGSSWADNENTAKVPAVTLADLKLGYEKENWGVDLNITNLFDKSYVSSCQTTLTCSYGEGRSFKLKAHTSW, from the coding sequence ATGAGCAGAATTTACCGGATCAAGGCGCTTCTGGCGGCTGGCGTCGCAGCTGCCGCGATGATCCCGCCAATGCCGGCGTTCGCGCAGACGGCGCAATCCAGCACCCAGCTCGAACCGGTCGTGGTCGAAGGCGAGGCCGGAGATAGCGCGACCGGGCCGGTCGACGGCGTCGTCGCCAAGACGACCAGAACGGGCTCCAAGACGGCGACCGACATCAAGGAGGTCCCGCAATCCGTCTCGGTGGTCGGACGGCAGGAGATCGAGGATCAGGGTGCACAGAAAGCTGACGAGGCGCTGCGCTACACCGCCGGGGCCTTTGCGCAGCCTTTTGGCCCCGACAGCGACACCAACTGGATGTACATTCGTGGCTTCGATGCAACGGCCACCGGGACCTACATGGATGGCCTCCAGCTGTTCAGTTATGGTTTCGGCGGTTTCTATGTCGACAGCTTCGGCCTTGAGCGCATCGAAGTGCTGAAGGGGCCGGCCTCGGTGCTTTATGGCGGCAGCAATCCGGGCGGCCTGGTCAACTATGTCAGCAAGCGCCCGGACTTCGAACGCACGCGCTATGTCGAAACCGGCATCAACGATGCCGGCAATGTCTATCTCGGCTTCGACATCGGCGATGTCGCCAGCAACGGCACGGTCAGCTACCGGATGACGGGCAAGGTCGCCGGCGGCGATACCTACAGCGACCTGCAGAACGGCTGGCGCGGCTTCATCTCGCCGAGCATTAGCTGGAAGCCAGACGAAGCGACCACGCTAACCATACTGGCCAATTACAGCCACATCGACGAGAACCATAATGGCGGCAGCTTCCTGCCCTACGATGGCACCGTGGTCGATCACATTGTCGGCGGCGTGAACTATGGCCGCATCGATCCCGATGCGAACTTCACGGAGCCGAGCATCGATCTCTACAAGCGCGAACAGGGCTCCCTCGGCTACGAGCTCGAGCACACGTTCGACAATGACTGGACCGTTCGCTCCAGCGCCCGTTTCACCGCCGCCGACATCAACGAGGTCAGCGTCTATCCGAACGGCTGGTCAACGATCGGAGGGCCGACCGAGCTGGCGCGGATCAATTTCGATCATGACACCACGGCCAAGACGTTCCTCGCCGACAACCAGATCGAAGGCAAGGTGGCGACCGGAGCGATCGAACATACGATCCTCGCTGGCGTCGATTTCAAATATTACAACATCGACCAGGTACAGTCGTCCGGCCTCTACGATCCCAATTATGACAATCCAATCGACGCTTTCGATCCGGTGTACGGTTCGCCGCTGACACCTCGCGTCAGCTATCTCAATCAGGACCTGACGCAGAAACAGCTTGGCTTCTATGCACAGGATCAAATGCGCTTCGGCGACGGCTGGCTGGTGACGCTGAACGGCCGCTACGACCGTGGCTGGCTCGAAGCCGACAACCGCCCGACCTATTACTCGGCGGGCTCCAGCACGCAGAGCAGCACGGTTGGCGACTTCTCCGGCCGCGCCGGCCTGGCCTATGAGTTTGCCAACGGCGTAACCCCCTATGCCAGCATCGCCACCTTCTTCAATCCGATCATCGGCACCGATGCGATGGGCAATCTGTTCAAGCCGGAAGAGGGCACGCAATACGAAGTCGGCGTGAAGTATGTGCCGACTTTTGTCGATGGCCTGTTCACCCTGTCGCTGTTCGACCTGACCCGCCAGAACGTGCCGTCGAATGTCACTCCCTTCACCCAGATGCAGACCGGCGAGGTGCGTTCACGCGGCGTCGAACTCGAAGGCAAGGTGAACGTGACGGAGGATTTCCGGCTTACCGGTGCATTCACAGCTTACGACATCGACATCACCAGGGACGCCAACCCGGCGCTCGTCGGCAAGACGCCTTTCATCGTGCCGGAAGTGATGGCTTCCGCATCGGTCGATTACACCTTCCGTGGCGACTGGTATGACGGCATCTCGATTGGCGGCGGGTTGCGCTATATCGGCTCCTCATGGGCAGACAATGAGAATACAGCGAAGGTTCCGGCGGTGACGCTGGCCGACCTGAAGCTCGGCTACGAGAAAGAGAACTGGGGCGTCGACCTCAACATCACCAACCTTTTCGACAAGAGCTATGTGTCGAGTTGCCAGACAACGCTCACCTGCTCCTACGGCGAAGGCCGCTCCTTCAAGCTGAAGGCGCACACGAGTTGGTAG